In the genome of bacterium, one region contains:
- a CDS encoding ADP-ribosylglycohydrolase family protein, which yields WGDTDICCALSDFNIDAKMNGAYIAMGLLYGEGDFKKSMEISTRCGGDSDCNPSNCSGVMGIILGYDRIPAEWTRYIDDISDSTFIYTDYSFNKAVERTLHYAKELIIKNGGRIEDGNCYIKIQKPKAAKYEKSFPNMKPKFKVTIEDENCWKWKGNWKVIKEPIEWGYKEPQMQASEKGSEVDFTFEGTGAVIMGRFDKDCGKADVYVDGEFARTIDNYYYVMKWGAGDGWLNGAHLFHVINLDHGSHTIKMIINGEKNEKSSGTKLKIARAIVYDQINK from the coding sequence AATGGGGCGATACTGATATCTGTTGCGCCTTGTCTGATTTCAATATCGATGCCAAAATGAACGGGGCGTACATTGCCATGGGTCTGCTGTACGGCGAAGGCGATTTTAAGAAATCCATGGAAATCAGCACGCGCTGCGGAGGCGACTCTGACTGCAATCCATCAAACTGTTCGGGAGTGATGGGAATTATCCTCGGCTATGACCGTATTCCGGCTGAGTGGACCCGGTATATTGATGACATCTCGGATTCGACTTTTATCTATACCGATTACTCATTCAATAAAGCAGTAGAGAGAACCCTGCACTATGCGAAAGAATTGATTATTAAAAACGGCGGCAGAATTGAAGACGGGAACTGTTATATCAAGATTCAGAAACCCAAAGCAGCAAAGTATGAGAAATCCTTCCCCAATATGAAGCCCAAATTTAAAGTGACCATTGAAGATGAAAACTGCTGGAAATGGAAGGGAAACTGGAAGGTAATCAAAGAGCCCATTGAGTGGGGTTATAAAGAACCGCAGATGCAGGCCTCGGAGAAAGGTTCTGAAGTAGATTTTACATTTGAAGGTACCGGTGCGGTGATTATGGGGAGGTTTGATAAAGACTGCGGTAAAGCTGATGTGTATGTGGACGGTGAATTCGCGAGAACTATTGACAACTACTATTATGTGATGAAATGGGGTGCGGGAGACGGCTGGCTTAACGGCGCACATCTCTTTCATGTAATTAATCTGGATCACGGTTCCCATACGATCAAAATGATCATTAATGGAGAAAAGAACGAAAAATCTTCAGGCACGAAACTGAAAATCGCGAGGGCAATTGTTTATGATCAAATAAATAAATGA
- a CDS encoding ADP-ribosylglycohydrolase family protein, which translates to MKNQHNLRFRSTFHMNYSFLFQFWQKVLFVFILLFVAVTSVSNVQAQNSVVKERRLKVSDYRNKMMAGWLGQMAGVGWGAPTEFRYQSRIIPEGEVPAWQPKMVNVWDQDDLYVEMTFLCSLEMYGFDVSMRQAGIDFANSKYQLWHANNAGRINLRNGIAPPDCGHPEFNKHADDIDYQIEADYSGLIAPGLPNTVIALGEKFGRLMNYGDGLYGGQFVGGMYAEAFFENDPLKIVKAGLKCIPSGSQYAEAVRDVINWHQKNPDDWQKTWQLINEKYHDNPDYRRFSCAGKESKFDIDAKLNGAYVVMGLLYGNCDLDQTTIISMRCGQDSDCNPSSAAGVIFTTVGYDKLPKRFISGLERDKKFSYTEYNFPMLIDVCEKLARETVLRAGGRIEKNDDGEEIFVIPVMEVKPGSLEQCWEPGPIAGTRFTSKELPQLQWRWFFRLALWLLLVLAVFALKENRNLKAFWIVVPLITVLVLRAIFSQLIPSDFFKEGIDPVLIVSFSIGIGLLFLLGEKIARFKWIVPFGLAIVVFAAAGLIGTMDTCKGFYDGAAKTFFATYFSWAATLLLGVTFTSFLCRKRYSNKRFLLFMLMWTIILKIILDTAVAASTWGFAILSAYFIWILILSFVMGIVQYLFMLPFWILAFKNKIYNQRFRNYLKLPEDNQSK; encoded by the coding sequence ATGAAGAATCAACATAATTTGAGATTCAGAAGTACGTTTCATATGAATTATAGTTTTTTGTTTCAATTTTGGCAAAAAGTGCTGTTTGTTTTCATTCTGCTGTTTGTGGCAGTAACATCAGTGTCTAATGTCCAAGCGCAAAATTCTGTTGTTAAGGAGCGGCGTTTAAAGGTTAGTGATTACCGTAACAAGATGATGGCCGGCTGGCTCGGCCAGATGGCAGGTGTTGGCTGGGGGGCTCCCACAGAGTTTCGTTATCAAAGCCGTATTATTCCGGAAGGTGAGGTACCTGCGTGGCAGCCCAAAATGGTAAATGTGTGGGACCAGGACGACCTTTATGTTGAAATGACATTCCTGTGTTCCCTTGAAATGTATGGTTTTGATGTATCAATGCGCCAGGCTGGTATTGACTTTGCCAACAGTAAGTATCAACTATGGCATGCAAATAATGCCGGCCGTATTAATTTACGTAACGGCATTGCACCGCCCGATTGCGGCCATCCGGAATTCAATAAACATGCGGATGACATTGATTATCAGATTGAAGCCGATTATTCAGGCTTGATCGCACCGGGACTGCCCAACACTGTTATAGCTCTTGGTGAGAAGTTTGGGCGTTTGATGAATTACGGAGACGGACTGTATGGCGGCCAGTTTGTGGGAGGGATGTATGCCGAAGCTTTTTTCGAGAATGATCCCTTAAAAATAGTTAAAGCAGGGCTTAAATGTATTCCATCAGGCAGTCAATATGCAGAGGCGGTTAGAGATGTGATAAACTGGCACCAGAAGAATCCTGATGACTGGCAGAAAACCTGGCAGCTTATTAATGAAAAATATCACGATAATCCGGACTATCGGCGATTTTCCTGCGCAGGGAAGGAGAGTAAATTTGATATTGATGCCAAACTCAACGGAGCATATGTTGTTATGGGATTGCTTTATGGAAATTGCGATCTTGATCAAACTACCATTATATCGATGAGATGTGGTCAGGATTCCGACTGTAATCCCTCAAGCGCTGCCGGCGTAATTTTTACTACCGTTGGTTATGATAAACTTCCGAAGCGTTTTATATCAGGGTTGGAACGGGATAAGAAGTTCAGTTATACGGAATATAATTTCCCCATGTTAATTGATGTTTGTGAGAAACTGGCCAGAGAGACTGTATTACGGGCCGGTGGACGTATTGAGAAGAATGATGATGGAGAAGAAATATTCGTCATTCCGGTTATGGAGGTCAAACCCGGCAGCCTTGAACAGTGTTGGGAACCCGGCCCAATTGCAGGCACACGTTTTACCAGTAAAGAACTCCCTCAGTTACAATGGAGATGGTTTTTCAGACTGGCTTTGTGGCTGTTACTTGTTCTGGCCGTATTCGCATTAAAGGAAAACCGTAACCTGAAGGCTTTTTGGATTGTTGTTCCACTGATAACAGTGTTGGTTTTGAGAGCAATTTTTAGTCAACTCATACCGTCCGACTTTTTTAAAGAGGGTATTGATCCGGTTCTAATCGTTAGCTTTTCAATAGGAATAGGTCTGTTGTTTTTACTTGGAGAAAAAATTGCACGATTCAAATGGATTGTTCCTTTTGGCTTGGCTATTGTGGTTTTTGCTGCAGCGGGACTCATTGGGACAATGGACACTTGTAAAGGTTTTTATGATGGAGCAGCAAAGACATTTTTTGCAACTTATTTTTCCTGGGCAGCGACACTGCTGTTGGGGGTAACATTCACATCTTTTCTTTGCCGTAAACGGTATAGTAATAAACGTTTTCTTCTTTTTATGCTGATGTGGACCATAATCTTAAAAATCATTTTAGATACAGCCGTTGCCGCCAGTACATGGGGTTTTGCTATTTTATCTGCATATTTTATTTGGATACTTATTCTTAGTTTTGTGATGGGTATTGTACAGTATCTGTTTATGCTGCCTTTCTGGATACTGGCATTCAAAAATAAGATTTATAATCAACGATTTCGAAATTATCTCAAGTTGCCGGAAGATAATCAGTCAAAATAA